A stretch of the Staphylococcus sp. NRL 16/872 genome encodes the following:
- a CDS encoding NAD-dependent epimerase/dehydratase family protein — translation MKVLITGGAGFIGSHVAQKFMNEHIDVHIIDNLSTGFLENIPFVKKENIYIKDITDYNFVTHLIKKEQFDYIIHLAAMVSVVETIEKPKLSNEVNIEATVNLLEATRKWNPNIKKLIFASSAAVYGNLPDLPKSVSDSKVFPLSPYAIQKFSGEQYAKIYNNLYQVPCACLRFFNIYGPRQNPNSDYSGVLSIMNSKFTHQSEFTFYGDGEQTRDFVYIDDLISALWLTVQSSETNGQIYNVGTGSQTNLKAVFSAFEKGFGYSIPYSFKAPRLGDIKHSCADITPLKALGYTPQYTIDEGIKAYLAYNNKNKITF, via the coding sequence ATGAAAGTTTTAATTACTGGAGGAGCAGGTTTTATTGGTTCTCATGTAGCACAAAAATTTATGAACGAACATATTGACGTCCATATCATAGATAATCTTAGCACTGGCTTTTTAGAAAATATCCCTTTCGTTAAAAAAGAAAATATTTATATTAAAGACATCACTGATTATAACTTTGTAACGCATTTAATTAAAAAAGAACAATTCGATTATATTATTCACCTAGCAGCTATGGTGAGTGTAGTTGAAACTATAGAAAAGCCTAAGCTCTCTAATGAAGTAAATATAGAAGCTACAGTCAATTTACTAGAAGCTACACGCAAATGGAATCCAAATATTAAGAAATTGATTTTTGCCTCTTCAGCAGCAGTTTATGGCAACTTACCTGATTTACCAAAATCAGTTTCTGACTCTAAAGTTTTCCCACTTTCACCATATGCGATTCAGAAATTTTCAGGAGAACAATATGCTAAAATTTATAATAATCTCTATCAAGTCCCTTGCGCTTGTTTAAGATTCTTCAATATTTATGGTCCTAGACAGAATCCAAATTCTGATTATTCGGGCGTATTATCTATTATGAACAGTAAATTTACTCACCAATCAGAGTTCACATTCTATGGAGATGGCGAGCAAACTCGTGATTTTGTCTATATTGATGATTTAATTTCTGCATTATGGTTAACCGTTCAATCTTCTGAGACTAATGGACAAATTTATAATGTGGGTACTGGATCACAAACCAATTTGAAAGCGGTCTTTAGTGCTTTTGAAAAGGGCTTCGGATATAGCATTCCATATTCATTTAAAGCACCACGACTTGGCGATATTAAGCATTCTTGTGCTGACATTACGCCACTTAAAGCGCTTGGATATACGCCTCAATATACTATCGATGAAGGCATCAAAGCCTATTTAGCTTATAACAATAAAAATAAAATTACTTTCTAA
- a CDS encoding sugar O-acetyltransferase encodes MTEKDKMLAHQWYDANFDKELDADRIRAKDLCFELNQTRPSNQEKRKEILTELFGYEAENLALMSPFDTDYGWNVKLGRNVFVNSNCYFMDGGGITIGNDVFIGPSCGFYTANHPLTYKERNKGLELAQPIIIGNNIWFGGNVVVTPGVTIGNGSVIAAGSVVTKDVPENSLVAGVPAKVVRTITEEDAPKISE; translated from the coding sequence ATGACTGAAAAAGATAAAATGCTAGCGCATCAATGGTATGATGCTAATTTTGATAAAGAATTAGACGCGGATCGTATTCGCGCAAAAGATTTGTGTTTCGAACTTAATCAAACGCGTCCAAGTAATCAAGAAAAAAGAAAAGAAATACTAACAGAATTATTTGGATATGAAGCGGAAAATTTAGCCCTGATGAGCCCGTTTGATACAGATTACGGTTGGAATGTGAAACTAGGCCGAAATGTATTTGTAAATAGTAACTGCTACTTTATGGACGGTGGCGGTATCACTATTGGTAACGACGTCTTTATTGGCCCTTCATGTGGTTTTTATACTGCTAATCATCCACTTACATACAAAGAACGCAATAAAGGCCTTGAATTAGCACAACCCATTATAATCGGTAATAATATTTGGTTCGGTGGAAATGTAGTAGTTACGCCTGGTGTCACTATTGGAAATGGCTCGGTCATTGCAGCAGGGAGTGTAGTAACGAAAGATGTGCCTGAGAATAGTTTAGTTGCTGGCGTTCCAGCCAAAGTGGTACGCACAATCACTGAAGAAGATGCGCCAAAGATTAGTGAGTAA
- the pruA gene encoding L-glutamate gamma-semialdehyde dehydrogenase, which translates to MVVPFKNEPGIDFSVQENVERFQKTLEQVKSELGQTLPIVIDGEHITKDDTFDSINPANTSEVIAKVSKATKEDVEKAFESSNKAYKEWSKWSHRDRAELLLRVAAIIRRRKEEISAVMVYEAGKPWDEAVGDAAEGIDFIEYYARSMMDLADGKPVLDREGEHNRYFYKPIGTGVTIPPWNFPFAIMAGTTMAPVVAGNTVLLKPAEDTVLIAYKLIEILEEAGLPKGVVNFVPGDPKEIGDYLVDSVHTHFVTFTGSRATGTRIYERSAVVQEGQTFLKRVIAEMGGKDAIVVDENIDTDLAAQSIVTSAFGFSGQKCSACSRAIVHSSVYDEVLEKAIELTKDLTVGNTVDNTFMGPVINKKQFDKIKKYIEIGGKEGKVEIGGEADDSTGYFIKPTIISGLKSSDQVMQEEIFGPVVGFTKFDSFEEAIEIANDTDYGLTGAVITNNRENWIKAVNEFDVGNLYLNRGCTAAVVGYHPFGGFKMSGTDAKTGSPDYLLNFLEQKVVSEMF; encoded by the coding sequence ATGGTAGTACCTTTCAAAAATGAACCTGGGATTGATTTTTCAGTACAAGAAAATGTCGAAAGATTTCAAAAAACGTTAGAACAAGTTAAAAGTGAATTAGGTCAAACACTTCCAATCGTTATTGATGGGGAGCACATTACTAAAGATGATACATTTGATTCAATTAATCCAGCGAACACTTCTGAAGTCATTGCTAAAGTTTCAAAAGCAACCAAAGAAGATGTTGAAAAAGCATTTGAATCTTCAAATAAAGCATATAAAGAATGGAGTAAGTGGTCACATAGAGATCGTGCAGAATTATTATTACGTGTAGCTGCAATCATCCGTCGTCGTAAAGAAGAAATTTCTGCTGTTATGGTATATGAAGCAGGTAAACCATGGGATGAAGCAGTTGGCGATGCTGCAGAAGGTATTGACTTCATTGAATACTATGCACGTTCAATGATGGATTTAGCAGACGGTAAACCAGTATTAGACCGTGAAGGTGAACATAATAGATACTTCTACAAACCTATTGGTACTGGTGTGACAATACCACCATGGAACTTCCCGTTCGCAATTATGGCTGGTACAACAATGGCACCTGTAGTTGCAGGTAATACTGTCTTATTAAAACCTGCTGAAGATACAGTTTTAATTGCATATAAATTAATTGAAATTTTAGAAGAGGCAGGTCTTCCTAAAGGGGTAGTAAACTTTGTACCTGGCGATCCGAAAGAAATCGGTGATTACTTAGTAGATTCTGTTCACACACACTTTGTAACATTTACAGGTTCACGTGCAACTGGTACACGTATCTATGAACGCAGTGCAGTTGTGCAAGAAGGTCAAACATTCTTAAAACGTGTCATCGCTGAAATGGGTGGTAAAGATGCCATCGTTGTAGATGAAAATATTGATACTGACTTAGCAGCACAATCAATCGTAACATCTGCATTTGGCTTCTCAGGTCAAAAATGTTCAGCATGTTCACGTGCCATCGTACACAGCTCTGTATATGATGAAGTATTAGAAAAAGCAATTGAATTAACAAAAGACCTTACAGTAGGTAATACTGTGGATAACACATTTATGGGTCCTGTAATTAATAAAAAACAATTCGATAAAATTAAAAAATATATCGAAATTGGTGGTAAAGAAGGTAAAGTTGAAATCGGTGGTGAAGCTGACGATTCAACAGGTTACTTCATTAAACCAACAATTATTTCAGGCTTAAAATCTTCTGATCAAGTGATGCAAGAAGAAATTTTCGGTCCAGTTGTTGGCTTTACTAAATTTGATAGCTTTGAAGAAGCAATCGAAATTGCGAACGATACAGATTACGGTTTAACAGGTGCAGTCATCACTAATAACCGTGAAAACTGGATTAAAGCAGTTAACGAATTCGATGTAGGTAACTTATACTTAAATCGTGGTTGTACTGCAGCAGTTGTAGGTTACCATCCATTCGGTGGTTTCAAAATGTCAGGTACAGATGCTAAAACTGGTAGCCCAGACTACTTATTAAACTTCTTAGAACAAAAAGTCGTTTCAGAAATGTTCTAA
- a CDS encoding FeoA domain-containing protein yields the protein MLNLTKGIKDRNYKVEAINIKNKSMLYRLSAFGLTKGTTIKIKQKCLLNGPSVVEINGQYLSIRQRDAHLIVLEE from the coding sequence ATGCTAAATCTAACAAAAGGCATTAAAGATAGAAATTATAAGGTTGAAGCAATAAATATAAAAAATAAAAGTATGTTATACCGATTAAGTGCATTTGGTTTAACAAAAGGAACTACGATTAAAATTAAACAAAAATGTCTATTAAATGGGCCTAGTGTAGTCGAAATAAATGGACAATATCTTAGTATCCGTCAACGTGATGCTCATCTTATTGTGTTAGAGGAGTAA
- a CDS encoding glycosyltransferase, with product MTLKNFIANQSQRKLKFISEPVKRQRKSDYTRKIMKYAKYYEDIKVDNHSILYQVRDGKSITDSPYAVFKYLINNKKYNKYTHKWVVDSEETLNYYKQKLNKYRNVEFIIKESNDYLKALVECKYLFNNSTFPAYFIKKPNQVYINTWHGTPLKYMGLDIENGLRGSQNIIKNFLASDYLISPNPHTTKIFKKAFKLENIYGGEILEIGYPRIDLTLKTNPQTITEELKAHIKISDEKILLYCPTWRGEDVDNPEESLKNIVDEIEKLKNNLDYQVLVKVHPFIFKEANKNAQLKPYLIPDYFDTNEILSVADLMVTDYSSIFFDYLVTDRPIIFYTPDYEDYKTSRGMYINSDALPGPVVHTIEKVIENIKNETYNSISVKNKYIHFKNTYTHLDHGEVTEHLVKSLFKNKRVSSKPKKCNKKRVLIYPGGMKNNGITSSVINLLENIDYDKYDVTIFTNRSNNQEILNNINNVNKNVRIILRVGPLAASLRETYKVDFVRQRGLKGAIERFIYPKNVYEREIRKVFGNSQFDYAIDFSGYSMFWANLILATNTKRKLVYLHSDIKADMDRTVNGVRPHYQNLKGVISLYPKFNKLVCVSEASKKQNKEKINIRALNKKFVVSRNTINLTKIKQLVVDDADQFEKNHKPVLVNIDNGNVGAVEFNDNDFKIVTVGRLSPEKGFDLLIEAVSKIVKRYPNTKLYIMGEGPLRKTLQKLIKKLKVENHVYLLGQRKNPFYIMKQADAFALTSYYEGQSMVLLEALTLKMNVVASDIVANRYVLKDGDYGALVSHETDEIAKQIELFMTRQNKKYEEFDAGEYNKLAIEEFYSLLK from the coding sequence ATGACACTTAAAAACTTTATAGCGAATCAAAGCCAACGTAAATTAAAATTTATTTCTGAACCTGTTAAAAGACAAAGAAAGTCAGATTATACGCGTAAAATAATGAAGTATGCCAAATACTATGAAGATATTAAAGTGGATAATCATTCTATTTTATATCAAGTAAGAGACGGAAAAAGTATTACTGACAGTCCGTATGCAGTATTTAAATACTTAATCAATAACAAAAAATATAATAAATATACACATAAATGGGTAGTAGATTCTGAAGAAACATTGAACTATTATAAACAGAAATTGAATAAGTATCGTAATGTTGAATTTATCATTAAGGAATCTAATGACTATTTAAAAGCGTTAGTAGAATGTAAGTATTTATTTAATAATTCAACGTTTCCAGCTTATTTTATTAAAAAACCAAATCAAGTATATATCAATACGTGGCATGGCACTCCTTTAAAATATATGGGATTAGATATTGAAAATGGTTTACGAGGGTCTCAGAACATTATTAAAAACTTCTTAGCAAGTGATTATTTAATTAGTCCTAATCCACATACGACTAAGATATTCAAAAAAGCATTTAAACTTGAAAATATTTATGGCGGGGAAATCTTAGAAATTGGTTATCCTCGAATTGATTTAACTTTAAAAACAAACCCTCAGACAATTACAGAGGAATTGAAAGCGCACATAAAAATTAGTGATGAAAAAATATTATTATATTGTCCAACATGGAGAGGGGAAGATGTTGATAATCCTGAAGAAAGCTTAAAAAATATTGTTGATGAAATAGAAAAATTAAAAAATAACCTCGATTATCAAGTGCTCGTAAAAGTGCATCCATTCATATTTAAAGAGGCTAATAAAAATGCTCAATTAAAACCATATCTCATTCCTGATTATTTCGATACAAATGAAATATTGTCAGTGGCAGATTTAATGGTGACGGACTACTCAAGTATCTTTTTCGATTATCTCGTAACGGATCGACCAATTATTTTCTATACGCCAGATTATGAAGACTATAAAACATCAAGAGGAATGTATATTAATAGTGATGCGTTACCTGGTCCTGTCGTTCATACTATTGAAAAGGTTATAGAGAATATAAAAAATGAAACTTATAATTCAATATCTGTGAAAAATAAATACATTCACTTCAAAAATACATATACTCATTTAGATCATGGTGAAGTCACAGAACATCTTGTTAAATCACTTTTCAAAAATAAAAGAGTAAGTTCTAAGCCTAAAAAATGTAATAAAAAACGAGTTTTAATATATCCTGGAGGAATGAAAAATAACGGGATAACTTCTTCTGTAATTAATTTATTAGAAAATATAGATTACGATAAATATGATGTAACTATTTTTACAAATAGAAGTAATAATCAAGAGATTTTAAATAATATTAATAACGTTAATAAAAATGTGAGAATTATTTTAAGAGTAGGGCCATTGGCTGCTTCGTTAAGAGAAACATACAAAGTGGATTTCGTCAGACAAAGAGGATTAAAAGGTGCAATTGAGCGCTTTATTTATCCGAAAAATGTGTATGAGCGAGAAATAAGAAAGGTGTTCGGCAACAGCCAATTTGATTATGCGATTGATTTCAGTGGCTATTCTATGTTCTGGGCAAATCTTATTCTAGCGACAAATACAAAACGTAAATTAGTGTATCTACATAGTGATATAAAAGCAGATATGGACAGAACAGTGAATGGAGTTCGACCACATTACCAAAACTTGAAAGGTGTTATTTCTTTATATCCAAAATTTAATAAATTAGTTTGTGTTTCTGAAGCATCTAAAAAACAGAATAAAGAAAAAATAAATATAAGAGCTTTAAATAAAAAATTTGTCGTCTCAAGAAATACAATTAATCTAACTAAAATTAAACAACTTGTTGTAGATGATGCAGATCAATTTGAAAAAAATCACAAGCCTGTGTTAGTGAATATTGATAATGGTAACGTTGGTGCTGTAGAGTTTAATGACAATGACTTTAAGATTGTTACGGTAGGAAGGTTATCACCTGAAAAGGGCTTTGATTTATTAATTGAAGCGGTTAGTAAAATAGTTAAACGCTATCCAAATACTAAATTGTATATTATGGGTGAAGGTCCTTTAAGAAAAACGTTACAGAAACTAATTAAAAAATTAAAAGTAGAAAATCACGTCTATTTATTAGGTCAAAGAAAAAATCCATTTTACATAATGAAACAAGCAGATGCCTTTGCGTTAACTTCGTACTATGAAGGACAATCTATGGTGTTACTTGAAGCCTTAACGCTTAAAATGAATGTTGTTGCTTCAGATATTGTGGCTAATAGATATGTATTAAAGGATGGAGATTATGGTGCTTTAGTTAGTCATGAGACGGATGAAATAGCTAAACAAATCGAATTGTTTATGACAAGACAAAATAAAAAATACGAGGAATTTGATGCCGGAGAATATAATAAATTAGCTATCGAAGAGTTTTATTCACTTTTAAAATAA